The Anopheles coluzzii chromosome 2, AcolN3, whole genome shotgun sequence genome window below encodes:
- the LOC120953972 gene encoding interleukin enhancer-binding factor 2 homolog, whose product MVRPGMMRGGGRGGMGMGMRVRGAPFMNKKTFLPRHPFDLTLAEMAFPRVQPAQDDSVLTNALLKRSQDLTPAAAEQTAISNLVSKVQAVLDNIVIAPGDFTKCQLEEVRQVGSFKKGTMMAGSNVADIVIILKSLPTRDCAETLGKKVEEDLEKSMKTEVVPTAEALSLSFSEKGFEISNSLAKVRCLIATLPQNMRKLETEKHLDFKIIQSHLAAIRHTRWFEENAHHSTIKVLIRILKDLARRFDGFKPLNPWICDLLAHSAIMNNPSRQALPVNVAFRRVFQLLASGLFVPGSAGITDPCEVGHFRVHTSMTLVQQDECCMTAQTLVRVLAHGGYKHILGFVENTTVANEMSVWDGVVVSPMEPAYEKPSEKKDGEEDDMECVEGETISEEPIE is encoded by the coding sequence atggTTCGTCCGGGAATGATGCGCGGCGGAGGCCGAGGCGGCATGGGAATGGGCATGCGTGTGCGTGGGGCACCGTTCATGAACAAGAAAACGTTCCTTCCCCGCCACCCGTTCGATCTGACGCTCGCCGAGATGGCCTTTCCCCGGGTGCAGCCGGCGCAGGACGACTCCGTGCTAACCAATGCGCTGCTGAAGCGCAGCCAGGACCTCACACCGGCCGCAGCGGAACAAACGGCCATCTCGAACCTTGTCTCGAAGGTGCAGGCCGTACTGGATAACATTGTAATTGCACCCGGCGACTTTACCAAGTGCCAGCTGGAGGAGGTACGCCAGGTAGGCTCGTTCAAGAAGGGCACCATGATGGCCGGTAGCAATGTGGCCGACATCGTGATCATCCTGAAGTCGCTCCCCACGAGGGACTGCGCCGAAACGCTCGGCAAGAAGGTGGAGGAGGATCTGGAAAAGTCGATGAAAACGGAAGTCGTCCCAACGGCGGAAGCCCTATCGCTGTCGTTCAGCGAGAAGGGGTTCGAAATCTCAAACTCCCTCGCGAAGGTGCGCTGCCTGATTGCCACGCTGCCCCAGAACATGCGCAAGCTGGAGACGGAGAAGCATCTGGattttaaaatcatccaaagcCACCTGGCCGCTATCCGGCACACGCGCTGGTTCGAGGAGAACGCACACCATTCCACCATTAAGGTGCTGATTCGCATACTGAAAGATCTGGCCCGCCGGTTCGATGGGTTCAAGCCGCTCAATCCGTGGATTTGCGATCTGCTCGCCCATTCCGCCATCATGAACAACCCGAGCCGCCAGGCGCTGCCGGTGAACGTGGCCTTCCGGCGCGTGTTTCAGCTGCTCGCTTCGGGGCTGTTCGTGCCCGGTTCGGCTGGCATTACCGATCCTTGTGAGGTGGGCCACTTCCGGGTGCACACGTCGATGACGCTGGTACAGCAGGACGAATGCTGCATGACGGCCCAAACGCTGGTGCGGGTGCTGGCCCACGGTGGATACAAGCACATACTCGGGTTCGTGGAGAACACAACCGTCGCGAACGAAATGTCCGTTTGGGACGGGGTGGTCGTTTCGCCGATGGAACCGGCGTACGAAAAGCCGTCGGAAAAGAAGGACGGCGAAGAGGACGACATGGAGTGCGTCGAGGGAGAAACGATTAGCGAAGAGCCGATCGAGTGA
- the LOC120949523 gene encoding proteasome subunit alpha type-2, translating to MASERYSFSLTTFSPSGKLVQIEYALAAVAAGAPSVGIKAVNGVVIATENKQKSILYDEHSVHKVEMVTNHIGMIYSGMGPDYRLLVKQARKLAQNYYLTYREPIPTSQLVQKVATVMQEYTQSGGVRPFGVSLLICGWDDGRPYLFQCDPSGAYFAWKATAMGKNANNGKTFLEKRYSEDLELDDAVHTAILTLKEGFEGQMNADNIEVGICDANGFRRLDPSDVQDYLANIP from the exons ATGGCTTCGGAACGGTATAGCTTTTCGCTGACCACCTTTAG CCCGTCGGGTAAGCTGGTCCAGATCGAGTATGCCCTCGCGGCGGTAGCGGCCGGAGCACCGTCGGTCGGAATCAAGGCGGTAAACGGTGTCGTAATCGCGACGGAAAACAAGCAGAAATCGATCCTGTACGATGAGCACAGCGTGCACAAGGTCGAGATGGTGACGAACCATATCGGGATGATCTACTCTGGCATGGGGCCCGACTATCGGCTGCTGGTGAAGCAGGCCCGCAAGCTGGCCCAAAACTACTACCTCACGTACCGCGAACCGATACCGACGTCGCAGCTGGTGCAGAAGGTGGCCACCGTCATGCAGGAGTACACGCAGTCGGG CGGTGTCCGACCGTTTGGAGTTTCGCTGCTGATCTGCGGCTGGGACGATGGCCGTCCGTACCTGTTCCAGTGCGATCCGTCCGGCGCTTACTTCGCGTGGAAGGCGACGGCGATGGGCAAGAACGCCAACAATGGCAAAACGTTCCTCGAGAAGCGGTACAGCGAAGATCTCGAGCTGGATGATGCCGTTCATACCGCGATTCTGACGCTCAAGGAAGGCTTCGAGGGACAGATGAACGCGGACAATATCGAGGTGGGCATCTGCGATGCGAACGGTTTCCGCCGACTGGACCCATCCGACGTTCAGGATTATCTGGCCAATATTCCATAA
- the LOC120953973 gene encoding uncharacterized protein LOC120953973, giving the protein MFCCQNFSLFHSEFSSLTRRGHQYRPRTVLESSMGKMRQIEQKYDLSKCHTYNEKSSFAFWVVLVLLFCLALGNLCLTLSITAILRIYRGMENIELIQDADSIKFYGNIDFDRVYKQDGLLESFYDEPLELAGDDGDISINLVNRNGNTHNKIQLTRTGTFLKGINHFDVKDPATGRQVFGTLRPHYNMPQGAMILQAHLVNSGRIAAPINDTLKLQTRNKLTLKGTEGIRMEAKELLWSADQNIFLKSDNGSTMLVGGNGVWVNVNNLPVVKSEHGVRTGSAVQYKLCVCHPQGRIFRMAVPKSHNARVNCAHFSGKENPCA; this is encoded by the exons atgttttgctgtcaaaatttttcacttttccacAGTGAATTTTCTTCCCTGACCCGAAGAGGACATCAATATCGTCCGCGCACCGTCCTCGAATCTTCAATGGGA AAAATGCGACAAATAGAGCAAAAGTACGACCTGTCCAAGTGTCACACGTACAATGAGAaaagttcgttcgcgttctgggtcgtgctggtgctgctgttctgCTTGGCGCTGGGCAACCTCTGCCTAACGCTGTCCATCACGGCGATACTGCGAATCTACCGCGGGATGGAAAACATCGAGCTGATACAGGACGCCGATTCGATCAAGTTTTACGGCAACATCGATTTCGACCGGGTGTACAAACAGGATGGGCTGCTGGAGAGCTTCTACGATGAGCCGCTGGAGCTGGCCGGCGACGATGGGGACATCTCGATCAATCTCGTCAATCGGAACGGCAATACGCACAACAAAATTCAGCTCACGCGCACAGGCACCTTCCTGAAGGGCATCAACCATTTCGATGTGAAAGATCCGGCAACGGGCAGGCAGGTGTTTGGGACGTTGCGCCCTCACTACAACATGCCCCAGGGGGCGATGATCCTGCAAGCCCATCTGGTGAACAGTGGCCGCATTGCGGCGCCCATTAACGATACGCTGAAGCTGCAGACGCGCAACAAGCTGACGCTCAAGGGCACGGAAGGAATTCGAATGGAGGCGAAGGAGCTGCTGTGGTCGGCGGACCAGAACATCTTCCTGAAGTCGGACAACGGTAGCACGATGCTGGTGGGCGGCAATGGGGTGTGGGTGAACGTGAACAACTTGCCGGTGGTCAAGAGCGAGCACGGCGTGCGGACAGGATCGGCCGTCCAGTACAAGCTGTGCGTGTGCCATCCTCAGGGGCGCATCTTTCGCATGGCCGTGCCCAAGTCGCACAATGCTCGGGTGAACTGTGCCCATTTCAGTGGCAAGGAGAATCCATGTGCGTAG
- the LOC120953975 gene encoding 28S ribosomal protein S10, mitochondrial, which translates to MLKWFNITRSLAPLAPRPVRWYSDAVVASTSQAAVDQPPPVGVPDKLYSRVELQMKGIDPEVMKSYALYAKTAAEHLDIEVGKHWTLRKAVKDRLTLLKSVHIYKKHRVQYEVRNYYRFMHFHKLTGSTLDTFLEYIERNLPEGIALKVTKVELQELPEHLRK; encoded by the exons ATGCTGAAG TGGTTTAACATAACGCGCAGTCTGGCGCCTCTTGCGCCGCGCCCCGTACGATGGTATTCGGATGCGGTTGTTGCCTCGACATCGCAGGCGGCGGTAGATCAGCCACCTCCGGTCGGCGTTCCGGATAAGCTGTACAGCCGGGTGGAGCTGCAAATGAAAGGAATCGATCCGGAGGTGATGAAGAGCTACGCTTTGTACGCCAAAACTGCCGCCGAACATCTTGACATTGAAGTTGGCAAGCA CTGGACGCTAAGAAAAGCGGTGAAGGACCGTCTGACGCTGCTGAAATCGGTGCACATCTATAAGAAGCATCGCGTGCAGTACGAGGTGCGAAACTACTACAGATTCATGCATTTTCACAAGCTGACCGGCTCAACGCTGGACACGTTCCTGGAGTACATCGAGCGCAACCTGCCGGAGGGTATTGCGTTGAAGGTGACGAAGGTGGAGCTGCAGGAACTGCCGGAACATTTGCGAAAGTAG